CGGCATGTCCAGGTAGCGGGCGATCTTCTTCTCCGTCGCCATCAGCTCGATGAGCTCGTCGGTGAAGACGCGCGGGTAGGCGTAGTGCAGGCGGATCCACTTCACGTCCACCTTCACCAGCTCGCGCAAGAGGTCATGCAGCTTGGGGCGGCCCGGCAAGTCGTGCCCGTAGGCCGTCAGGTCCTGCGCCACGAGGTTGAGCTCCTGCACGCCCGAGTCCGCGAGCTTGCGGGCCTCGGCCACCACATCCTCGATGGTGCGCGAGCGCTGGCCACCGCGCAGCGTGGGGATGATGCAGAAGGCGCACGCGTTGTCGCAGCCCTCGGAGATCTTCAGATAGGCCGTGTACGACGGCATCGAGTTCTCACGCGGCGTCTGCGCGTTGTGGATGTAGTCCGGGTCCGGAATCACCTGACGGGGGCTGGCCTCGGCGGCGAGCAGGTCGCCGATCTGCGCGTAGGCGCTGGTGCCGAGGAAGTGGTCCACCTCGGGCATCTCCTTGGCGAGCTCGGCGCCGTAGCGCTGCGACAGACAGCCGGTGACCACGAGCGTGCTGCACGCCCCCGTCTTCTTCAACTCGGCCATCTCCAGGATGGAGTCCACGGACTCCTGCTTGGCGGGGCCGATGAAGGCACAGGTGTTGACGACGATGACCTCGGCGGCGGCGGGATCCTGCACCAGCGAGTACCCGCGCTGCTTGAGGGTGCCGAGCATCACCTCGGAGTCCACCCGGTTCTTCGGGCAGCCGAGGGTCATCATGTAGAGATTCTTGTTTCCAGAAGGGGCGTGCACGGGACTCCTACCGCATTCCAAGTTCGGTCCGCTCGAAGTGGTCCTCACTCCAGGCGAAGTTGACGGTCGGGCCGTTGGAGTAGCTGATGCTCAACGAGCCCGTTTCATCCAATTCCAGGGACGTGGTGCGTCCCAGGGCGCAGGTGGCGGCCGGCCACTCGAGCACCCGCTGCGCCGTCTTTCCCTTCACCAGGTAGACCCCCAGGCGCAACTCCTTCTCCGAGTCACAGGTGCCTCCGGTGTAGGGGTTGGCCCCCGAGAGCACCAGCACGAGGGGCTTGCCCCCGGGCAGGGTGAGCGTCTCCGGGACATTCACCCCGGCCTCGCTCGCCTTGAACGGCCGGGGGGCGACGAGGGATTCCAGCGAATCGGGCGTCAGGGGGGCGTCTGCCTCCACCCAGGACGGGTAGTGGAGCACGCCGTAGCCGAGCCAGCCTCCCGCGCGGCCTTCCAGCCCCGTCACGCCCTCGGGCGGCTTGAGCTTGAGGCCCCTGCGGAACTCGTCCGGCAGCCGGAGCACCTCGCCCACCATGCCGCCGCTCTTGCAGTTGGAGACGGCGGAGGGCTGGGCGCCGGTGTCCACGTCGTCGTAGGTGAGGCACAGGTCGAGGTTGAGCGCGTCCACGGCGGGAATGCGCGGCAGGGCCCGGGCGGGGATGGCCACCTCGAAGGTGAACCGGTTGTCCTGGCGCTGCACGCCCGCGTCCACCTGCTTCTGGGCGAACGCGGAGGTGCCGCTGTCGGGCGGCGAGGCGCGCTTGCCGTCGAAGCCGAAGCGGAAGACATGGCCGCTCGCGGTGGCGCCCGCGTCCGGGAAGAAGAGGGTGAGGGTGAGCAGATCCCCGGACTGGAGCTGATCATCCGTGGCTTCCACGCCCACGTAGAGCGTCTCCTTGCGCCAGCCCACGCGCGCGGTGAACGACGCGCTCGCGGCTGGATCCGCCGGGGACTTGAGGGTGAGCGTGGCGGGGAAGTCCTTGAGGTTGCCGTCCAGCTTGGGCTCGCGGCCGAGCGCGGGCACCGCCTTCACCTGGCGCGGCTTGGGCTCGGAGGACTCCTGGGCGGTGGCCGACAGGGGGCACAGGGCCGCGAGTACGGCGGAGACGAGGAGGGGGCGCATGGCGTCAGTCCCGGAAATTGGTGAACTGCATGTCCAGCTTCAGCCGATCCGCCTCGCGGCGGAACAGGGCGATGGCCTCCTGGAGGTCATCCTTGTTCTTGCCCGTCACCCGGAGCTGGTCCGCCTGGATGGAGCCCTGCACCTTGAGCTTGGCGTCCTTGAGCAGCTTCACCAGCTCCTTGGACTTCTCCACGGGGATGCCCTGCTGCAGCTTGATGAGCTGCTTGCAGTTGGACAGGCCCGTCTTCTCGATGGGCTCGTACTCCAACGCCAAGAGGGAGATGCCGCGCTTGGCGAGCTTGGCCAGGAGCACTTCCTTGGCCGTCTGCACCCGGTCCTCGGTGTTGGCCTTCACCGTGAGCGACGTCTTGTCGGGGGCCAGCACGATGTCCGCCTGGGCACCCTGGAAGTCGTAGCGGGTGGTGATTTCCTTCTTGGCCTGGTTGACCGCGTTGTCGAGCTCGGCGAGATCGATTTTGGAGACGACGTCGAAGGATGGCATGGCTGGGGCCGCTTATCACACCTTGAGGACCATCGGCACCACCACCGGCCGCTTGGTGCTGTAGAGCCGGAAGGCCCGTCGCACGGCCTTCACCAGCTCCTCCCGGACCCGGGCGTCGTCCCCCCTCAATTCTCGCGACATTTCCAGGAAGAAGCCCCGGGCGTCCTCCGCCACCCGCGTCAGCAGCACCTGCTCGTCCAGGTTGAGCCCCTGCGACGTGAGCTGGGGGCCCGTCAGCACGTTGAGGCTCGCCCGCTCGATGGCGAGCGCCGCCACGATGATGCCCGTCTCGGCCAGCCGGGTGCGCTCCTGGAGGATCTCCGGCGTCACCTGCCCCTGGCCGAAGCGATCCCGGTAGATGCGCCCGGTGGGCACACTGCCGGCGAAATGCCCCCGGCCCTCCTCGAACGCGAGCAGGTCCCCATCCTGCGCCAGCAGGA
Above is a window of Cystobacter fuscus DNA encoding:
- a CDS encoding YajQ family cyclic di-GMP-binding protein, translating into MPSFDVVSKIDLAELDNAVNQAKKEITTRYDFQGAQADIVLAPDKTSLTVKANTEDRVQTAKEVLLAKLAKRGISLLALEYEPIEKTGLSNCKQLIKLQQGIPVEKSKELVKLLKDAKLKVQGSIQADQLRVTGKNKDDLQEAIALFRREADRLKLDMQFTNFRD
- the rimO gene encoding 30S ribosomal protein S12 methylthiotransferase RimO, with amino-acid sequence MTLGCPKNRVDSEVMLGTLKQRGYSLVQDPAAAEVIVVNTCAFIGPAKQESVDSILEMAELKKTGACSTLVVTGCLSQRYGAELAKEMPEVDHFLGTSAYAQIGDLLAAEASPRQVIPDPDYIHNAQTPRENSMPSYTAYLKISEGCDNACAFCIIPTLRGGQRSRTIEDVVAEARKLADSGVQELNLVAQDLTAYGHDLPGRPKLHDLLRELVKVDVKWIRLHYAYPRVFTDELIELMATEKKIARYLDMPLQHASDKLLLSMKRGRDSKFLKELLTKLRARVPGLVMRTSMIVGLPGETEEDFELLKEFVKEQRFERLGVFQYSDEEGTAAYDYADKVPKQTIERRWREVMAIQKRINREQNKKLVGQRIEVLVEGPSEESEHLLVGRHEGQAPEIDGQVYINDGLAYPGEFVTLEITEAHDYDLVGKVVERPNPKDRVLKPRESFPLPVAAAPR